The Usitatibacter rugosus genome segment GAAGAACGATCCCACGAGCATCGGCAGCCCGCTGCCGGGCGTGGAGATCGCGTTCGACGAGGCCGGGGCGCTGCTCGCGAAAGGCCCCAACATCATGCTGGGCTACTGGAAGAACGAGGAGGCGACGGCGAAGGTGCTGAACGCCTCGGGCTGGCTCAACACCGGCGACCGCGCGCGGATCGAGAACGGCTTCCTCTACATCACCGGGCGCATCAAGGAGATCATCGTGCTCGGCAACGGCGAGAAGGTGCCGCCCGTGGACATGGAGCTCGCCGTCCAGCTGGACCCGCTCTTCGAGCAGGTGATGATCGTCGGGGAGGGCAAGCCCTACCTCGGAGCGCTCGTCGTCCTCAGCAAGGAAGCGGCCGCGAAGGGCCCGGTCGACGAGAAGGCGCTCACCGCCCGCGTCGGCGCGCTCGTGAAAGGCTTTCCCGGCTACGCGCAGATTCGCCGCATCGCCATCGTTCCCGAGCGCTGGACGGTGGAAAACGGCATGCTCACGCCCACGCTGAAGCTGAAGCGCGGCCCCATCGGCGAAAAGCACCAGGACCTGATCGACCAGATCTACAAAGGCCACTAAGACCATGAAGCAACTCGCAGGGAAGGTCGCCGTCGTCACGGGCGGCGGCAGCGGCATCGGCCGCGAGCTGGCGCTGGCGTGCGCGGCAGAAGGCATGAAAGTGGTGCTCGCGGACATCGACGAGCCCGGCATGGTGGAAACCGCACGCCTCACGAACGCGGAGACCATGGCGGTGCGCTGCAACGTCGCGAAGGCGGAGGACGTCGAGTCGCTCGCCGAGCGCGTGTACGAAGCGCACGGCGCCGCGCACTTGCTCTTCAACAACGCGGGCGTCTCAGTCGCGGGGCCGACCTGGACCACCACCCTCCAGGATTGGGAGTGGGTGATGGGCATCAACCTCATGGGTGTCGTGCACGGCATCCACGCCTTCGTTCCACGCATGCTGAAGCAGGGCGGCGAGGCGCACGTGGTGAGCACGGCCTCGGCGGCGGGCACGCTCTCCGTTCCCGGCTCCTCCGTCTACTGCGTGAGCAAGCACGGCGTGGTCACGATGTCCGAATGCCTGCACCACGAGCTGCGGCAGGCGAAGTCGGCGATCGGCGTCTCGGTGCTGTGTCCGGCGTTCGTGCCGACGGGCATCGCGGATTCGCAGCGCAGCCGCCCGGCGGAGCTCGCCGAGACCAACCCGCTCGCTGCACCCTACGCGGCGTGGGCCAAGAAGGCCGTCGAGAAGGGCAAGATCAGCGCGGCCGAGGTGGCCGCGATGACGCTCGCGGCCGTGAAGGACAACCGCTTCTACATCTTCACGCATCCGCACACGCGCGATGCGATCGAGGTCCGCATGCAGGACGTCCTCCAGCAGCGCGAGCCCACCAACCCCACGCCCTCGAAGACGGCGGGAGAGAACCTGTGACCGAGACCAACAAGCAGTTCCGCCTCGCCGCCCGCCCGGTCGGCATGCCCAAGCGCACCGACTGGAACGTCGTCACCGAGCCCGCGAAGGAGCCCGGCGAGGGCGAGGTCGTGGTGAAGGTGCTGCTCCTCTCGCTCGACCCCGCGATGCGCGGCTGGATGAACGAGGGCAAGTCGTACATCCGCCCGGTGGAGATCGACGAGGTGATGCGCGCCGGCGGCGTGGGTGTGGTCACCGCTTCGAAGAGCACGAAGTTCAAGCCCGGCGACCACGTCGTCGGCACGCTCGGCGTCCAGCAAGTGGCCGTGGTGCACGAGAAGACGCTCACGCGCGTGGATCCGCGCATGGCGCCGCTGCCGGTCTTCCTCTCCACGCTGGGCATGCCCGGCATGACGGCGTACTTCGGCCTGCTGGAAGTGGGCCAGGCGAAGAGCGGCGAGACGGTCGTGGTCTCGGGCGCGGCCGGTGCGGTCGGCCAGGTGGTCGGCCAGATCGCGAAGATCAAGGGCTGCACCGTGATCGGCATCGCCGGCGGCGCGGACAAGTGCAAGTACGTGAAGGAGGAGCTCGCCTTCGACGCGTGCATCGACTACAAGTCCGAGGACGTGAAGAAGGCGCTGCGCACGCATTGCCCCAAGGGCATCGACGTCTACTTCGACAACGTCGGCGGCGACATCCTCGAGGCGGCGCTCGCGAACCTCGCCCGCCACGCGCGCATCGTCGTGTGCGGCGCGATCTCGCAGTACAACAACGCGGGGCCGATGAAGGGCCCGGCGAACTACCTCTCGCTGCTCGTGAACCGCGCGCGGATGGAAGGCATGGTCGTCTTCGACTACGCCGACCGGTATGCGGAAGCGGCGAAGGAGATGGCCGGCTGGATGGCGCAAGGCAAGTTGAAGAGCCGCGAGGACGTCGTGTCCGGCCTCGACGATTTCCCGGAGCGACTGCTGATGCTGTTCCGCGGCGAGAACTTCGGGAAGCTCGTGCTGAAAGTCGCCGACGCGTGAGCGGCGTCCGGATCTTCCAGATCTACTACTCGGAAGGGACGCGCGCTTCGGGGGACAAGGGGTTCGAGGGGCTCGACAACCTCGCGAACCCCAGGCCGGACTGGCGGGAGTACTGGCCGATCCGGAATTTCCTGCTCGGCAACGCGATCGAGGACGCCGCGTTCTATGGCTTCTTCTCGCCCAAGTTCGCCGACAAGACGGGACTCGATGCGGCCGCTGTCCGGAACTTCGTCGAGCAGCACGGCGATGCCGACGTCCTCCTCTTCTCGCCGTTCTTCGACCAGATGGCCTACCCGAGGAACATCTTCGATCAAGGCAACTGGCAGCATCCCGGCACGATGGACACCTTCAAGGAGTGCGCGCGGCTCGCCGAGCCCACGGTCGATTTCGATTCGCTGGTGATGGATTCGTCGAACACGGTCTTCTGCAACTACTTCGTCGCGAAGGGCGCGTTCTGGCGGGAGTGGCTCGAGCGGTGCGAGCGGATCTTCCGCATTGCGGAGGAGGGCACGAGCGACCTCGCCCGGCGGCTGAACGAGGCGACCCGCCACGACGAGGGGGGTGTGCCGACCAAAGTCTTCGTCATCGAGCGCGTCGCCTCGCTGATGCTCTCCGTCAAGGGGCGCTGGAACGCCCGGGCGCGCAACCCGCTCTCGTTGCCGTGGTCCACCTCGCCGATCGCGAGGTTTCCGATGGAGATGGCGGTCCTGGATGCGTTGAAGGTTGCCTACAGCGCGCAGGGTCATCCCGAATACCTGGCGGCCTTCGCACAACTGCGCCAGGCCATCGACCGGCAACTCCGTTAGCGGCTCTCCAGGGTCGACGCCCGATTTCGAGTTCGGGTACACTTCAAACGCTCGTTTGAATCGCTCGTTTCAATTCCCCCAGGGACCCATGGCCACGCAGCTTCCCGAAGGCGAACAGCCGATGCTTCGCATCATCCCCATGCCGGCGGACACCAACGCCAACGGCACGATCTTCGGGGGATGGGTCATGTCGCACGTCGACCTCGCGGGCAGCGTCCCGGCGGTGAAGCGTGCCGCCGGCCCGGTGGTCACCGTGGCCGTCAATTCCTTCACGTTCCGCGAGCCCGTGTTCGTGGGCGACCTCGTGAGCTTCTACGCCCGCGTCTGCAAGACCGGGCGCACTTCCATCACCATCGACGTCGAAGTGTTCGCCCAGCGCGGACGCGGGGCCGGCACGGAAGTCGTGCAGGTCACCGAGGCCCAACTCACCTACGTGGCCATCGACGAGAACCGCAAGCCCCGGCCGCTCCCGGGCGCAGGAGAGATCAATGCCTGAAGGAACCACCGTGAACGCCGCGGTCGGCCAGCGCTACCTCGTCCGCAAGGCCGCCGTGCTCGGCGCCGGCGTGATGGGCGCCCAGATCGCCGCCCACCTCGCCAACGCCAACGTGCAGCCCATCCTGTTCGAGCTCGCCGCCGAGGGGAAGGACAAGAACGCCAACGTGAAGAAGGCGATCGACGGCCTCGCCAAGCTGGAGCCGAGCCCGCTCGCGACGAAGGCCGCGCTCGCGCAGATCATCCCCGCCAACTACGACGAGCACCTCGGCCTCCTCGCCGAATGCGACCTCGTGATCGAGGCGATCAGCGAGCGCATGGACTGGAAGAAGGCGCTCTTCGAGAAGGTCGCGCCGCACATCGCGCCGGGGGCGATCTTCGCGTCCAACACCTCGGGCCTGTCGATCACGGAGATGTCGAAGACGCTGCCGGCGGCGCTCCGCAAGCGTTTCTGCGGCATCCACTTCTTCAACCCGCCGCGCTACATGCGGCTGGTGGAGCTGGTGCCCACGCCGGATACGGATCCCGCGATCCTGGACCAGCTCGAAACCTTCCTCACCACCACGCTCGGCAAGGGCGTGATCCGCGCGAAGGACACGCCCAACTTCATCGCCAACCGCGTCGGCGTGTTCTCGATGCTGGCCGCGATGCACCACACGCAGCGCCTGAACCTCGGCTTCGACGAGGTCGATGCGCTCACCGGCCCCGCGATCGGGCGCGCGAAGAGTGCCACGTATCGCACGGCCGACGTCGTGGGCCTGGACACGATGGCCCACGTCGTGAAGACGATGGGCGATACGCTGCCCGCCGATCCTTGGGCCGCGTTCTACCGCGCGCCGGAATGGCTCGCGCAACTGATCGCCAAGGGCGCGCTGGGCCAGAAGACCAAGGCCGGCGTCTACACGAAGAAGGGCAAGGACATCCTCGTCCTCGACGTGGGCAAGAAGGACTACCGCGCCTCCGCGGGCACGATGGCCGAGGAAGTGCAGGCCATCCTCAAGGACAAGAATCCCGGCGACCAGCTCGCGAAGCTGCGCGCCTCGTCGAACCCGCAGGCGCAGTTCCTGTGGGCCATCTTCCGCGACCTCTTCCACTATTCCGCGGTGCACCTGGCGGAGATCGCCGGCTCGGCCCGCGACGTGGACCTCGCGATCCGCTGGGGCTTCGGCTGGTCGCGCGGGCCGTTCGAGCTGTGGCAGGCCGCGGGCTGGAAGCGCGTGGCGGAGTGGATCACGGAAGACATCGCCGCGGGCAAGGCGATGGCGAGCGTGGCGCTGCCGAAGTGGGTGTCCGAGCGCGACGGCGTGCACACGCCCGAAGGCTCGTACTCGGCGGAGACGGGCAAGCTCGTGCCGCGCCCGGCGCTTCCGGTCTACGCGCGCCAGCTCTTTCCCGAGACGGTCCTCGGCGAGAAGCAGGCCGATCGCGGCACCACGGTGTTCGAGGACGACGGCGTTCGCATGTGGCACCAGGGCGATCGCATCGCCATCGTGTCCTTCAAGAGCAAGATGCATTCGCTCGGCGAGGAGGTGCTGAAGGGATTGAACCGCGCCATCGACGAGGCCGAGAAGAACTTCGACGCGCTCGTGATCTGGCATGAAGCACCGTTCGCGGTGGGCGCCAACCTCAAGTCGGCGCTCGAGGCGTTGAAGGCCGGCAAGCTCGAAGACTTCGAGAAGATGGTCGCGCTTTTCCAGCAGACTTCGCAGCGTCTCAAGTACTCGCTCGTGCCGACGGTTGCCGCGGTCGAAGGCATGGCCCTGGGCGGCGGCGCGGAATTCGTGATGCATTCGCAGCGCGTCGTCGCGGCGCTCGAGAGCTACGTGGGCCTGGTCGAGGTCGGCGTGGGCCTGTTGCCCGCCGGCGGGGGACTCAAGGAATTCGCCGGACGCGCGCAGGCGTGGGCCAAGGGCGGCGACGCGACGGCCGAGATCCAGCGCGTCTTCAAGATGGTGGCGATGGCGGAAGTCTCGAAGAGCGCGGAGAACGCGCGCGAGATGGGCTTCCTCAAGCCTTCCGACGTCGTGGTCTTCCATCCGGCGGAGCTGCTCCATGTCGCCAAGGCCGAAGCGCGCGCGATGGCCGCCTCCGGCGTGCGCCCGCCGCTCGCTCCCGCGCAGGTCGCGGTGCTGGGCGACACGGGCGCCGCGACGCTCAAGATGCTGCTCGTGAACATGAAGGAGGGCGGCTTCATCTCCGATCACGACTACGACATCTCGTCGCGCATCGCCGAGATCCTCACCGGCGGGCCCATCGAGCCCGGCAGCCTCGTGGACGAGAAGTGGCTCCTCGACCTCGAGCGCCGGCACTTCGTCGAGCTGGGCGGCACCGAAAAGACGCAGCAGCGCATCGAGCACATGCTGAAAACCGGAAAGCCGCTTCGCAACTAGTGCCATGGGCGCCAAGCTCGGAGGCTCCCTGTTCGCCCTCTTCTTCGCCGTCCCGTTCGGCGGAGTAGGCGCCTTCGCGAGCTACGGCATCTGGGACATGGTGAAGCGAAGCTACCGCGCCGGCGACTGGGTGGTGGTGCAGGCGAAGGTGGAACAAGCAGCGCTCACCTCGAGCCGCAGCAAGAATTCCACCACGTACAAGGCCGAGGGGCGCTACCGCTACCGCTTCGGCAACCGCGATTACCAGGGCGATCAGCTCGGTTTCATGATCCTCGGCGGCTCCGACAACGTCGGCAGTTGGCAGGAGGAGATGGCATCCCATTTGATCGACGCGCGCGACAGCGGCCGCACCATTCCCGTCTACGTGAACCCCGACGATCCCGCGGAAGCGGTGGTCGATCGCGGCATCCGCTGGGGAATGCTGCTGTTCATGGGCGTCTTCGCCGTGCTGTTCGGCGCAGTGGGGCTGGGCGCGTTCGTCGCCATGGTCGCGGTCTGGTTCGGCGGCGGAAAAGCGGCACGGAAACGCAAGGGTTCGATGGAGGCTTACGTCGCGAATCGCAACCGTGCCGCGATGTCCGACGCCGGCGCCAAGCCCGATGCGGACGAAACGCCACCCACCGGCAATCCGGAGCGCATCGCCGGCGCTCAGCAATCGGGTGCGAAAGCTTTCTGGGTGTTCGCGATCCTCTGGAACCTGCTTACGTGGCCGATCGCGGCGATCGTGCTCTACCAGGCGATGGAGCGCGGCGAGTGGCTCTCGCTGATCGTCCTGCTCTTCCCGCTCGTGGGCGTGCTGCTGCTCGCCCTCGTCATCCGCCACTCGCTGGGGATGCTTCGCCGCGGCAAGTCTTCGCTCAGCCTCGAGCCGCGCGATCCGCACATGGGCGGAAAGATGGCGGGCGCCGTCACGTTCGCGAAGCCGGGCGCCCTCGGAGAGCTCTTCGAGGTGATGCTCGTGGCCCTCGATCGCGGAGCCACGAAGGACAACGCGACGCCGCTGCCGCGATGGTCCACCACTCGCAAGGTGCCGCTCGCTTCCGATCCCCGCGGCGGCTCGCGCCTGCCGTTCCAGTTCGAGATTCCCGCCCGCATCGACCGGGTGGGCACCGCCACCGAGTGGCAGGTGTCCGTCCGTCCGAGCGGCGACACGGTGAGCCTCGAGGAATTTCCCGTCCACGTCGGTCCCGCGAAAACCACGCAGTCGCTCTTCGAGCCGGTCCCGCAATAGGAGAAACGCATGAGCAAGCAAATCCAGGATGCCTACATCGTCGCCGCCGTGCGCTCGCCCGTCGGCAAGGCCCCGCGCGGCATGTTCCGCAACGTCCGTCCCGACGACCTCCTCGCCCACGTGCTGAAGGGCGTGATGGCCAAGGTGCCGGGGCTGGACCCGCACGAGATCGGCGACGTGATCGTGGGCTGCGCGATGCCCGAGGCGGAGCAGGGCATGAACGTCGCGCGCATCGGCGTGCTGCTGGCGGGGCTGCCCGACAGCGTGCCCGCCATGACGATCAACCGCTTCTGCTCCTCGGGAGTCCAAGCGGTCGCGCTCGCCGCGGACCGCATCCGCACGGGCGATGACGACATCGTGATCGCCGCGGGCACCGAGTCCATGTCGATGGTGCCGATGATGGGCAACAAGATCGCGCTGAACGACGCGGTGTTCGCGAAGAACGAGAACGTCGCCATCGCCTACGGCATGGGCATCACGGCCGAGAACGTCGCGAAGCAGTGGAAGGTGACGCGCGAGGAGCAGGATGCCTTCGCGCTCGCGAGCCACCAGAAGGCGGCCGCGGCGATCGCGGCGGGAAGCTTTCGCGACGAGATCCTGCCCTACGAGATCGATACCGCGTCGCCGGACCTCGAGCGTGGGCAGGTCGTCCACCGCAAGCGCACCGCCGACACCGACGAGGGTCCGCGCCCCGATTCGACGCTCGAGGGCCTGGCGAAGCTGAAGACGGTCTTCGCCGCGCGCGGTTCGGTGACGGCGGGCAACAGCTCGCAGATGTCCGATGGCGCCGCGGCGGTGATCCTCATGAGCGAGCGCGCGATGAAGAAATACGGGCTGGTACCGCTATCGCGCTTCGCGGGCTTCGCGGTGGCCGGCGTGCCGCCGGAGATCATGGGCATCGGCCCGATCAAGGCGATCCCCAAGGTCCTTTCGCAATGCGGAATCAAGAAGGACGATCTCGACTGGATCGAGCTCAACGAAGCGTTCGCCGCGCAGGCCCTGGCGGTGATCAAGGACCTCGGCCTCGATCCCGCGAAGGTCAATCCGCAGGGCGGAGCGATCGCCCTGGGACACCCCCTCGGTGCCACCGGAGCCGTTCGCACAGCGACCCTCGTGCACGGCATGCGCCGGGCGAAGTCGCGCTACGGGATGGTGACGATGTGCATCGGCACCGGAATGGGCGCCGCCGGGCTCTTCGAGGCAATGCATTAAGCGTTCCGCAACGCGAATTTGCGGCAGCGCCGCATCGGTTTTCGATTGTGTTTTCGCGACCGTTTCAAGACAATAGCCCCAGAAATCGCCCGGGCCACACGGGCTCACATAACGATCTAAGGAGAAACGTCCCATGCCATCCCGCCTTATGCGCGTGAAGCCGCTCGTGCTCGCCCTCGCGCTCGCGACGGCCGGTCCTGCCGCGGCCTACCAGTTCAAGATGGAAAACGGCCTCACCGGCAGCATCGACACGACGCTGTCGTACGGTGCCGCGTTCCGCGCCAACACGCGCTCGAAGGAGCTGATCGGCATCGCCAACGGCGGCACCTCGCGCTCCGTGAACGAGGACGACGGCGACATCAACTGGGAAAGCAGCAAGCCGTTCTCGAACGCCGTGAAGGCGACCGTGGACCTCGAGCTCAAGTACGGCCGCTGGGGCTTCTTCGGCCGCGGCTACGGCCTGTACGACTTCGAGCTGCACGACAGCAACAAGCTCGGCCCCACCGGCCGCGAGCGCCTGGGCAAGGACCTCGTCGGCCTCGACGGCTTCGTCTCCGGCACGTTCGAGCCGATGGACAAGAAGCTCGTCGTCCGCGTCGGCCGCCAGGTGATCAGCTGGGGCGAGAGCACCTTCATCCCCGGCGGCATCAACGTGATCAACCCGGTGGATATCTCGAAGCTGCGCGTGCCGGGCTCGGAGATCAAGGAAGCATTGATCCCCACCGCGGGCATCTGGGCCAACATGGAGCTCACCAACGCCTTGTCGGTCGAGGGCTTCTACCTCACCAACTGGGACAAGGTGAAGCTGGATCCGAAAGGCTCCTACTTCTCCACCAACGACGCCGCTTCGGATGACGCCACGCGCGTGATCCTGTCGTTCGGCCGCCGCCAGGACGAGCACTTCCCGGTGGGCAACCCGGTGCCTCCGGGCATCCCGGGCCTTTCGGCTCCCGCCGCGGCCCTGTACGGCCCGTTCAACCCCGCCGCATCGCTCTGGGCCCCGCGCGCAGCCGACAAGAACGCGAGCGACGACGGCCAGTACGGCGTTGCCTTCCACTACCTCGC includes the following:
- a CDS encoding DUF3592 domain-containing protein is translated as MGAKLGGSLFALFFAVPFGGVGAFASYGIWDMVKRSYRAGDWVVVQAKVEQAALTSSRSKNSTTYKAEGRYRYRFGNRDYQGDQLGFMILGGSDNVGSWQEEMASHLIDARDSGRTIPVYVNPDDPAEAVVDRGIRWGMLLFMGVFAVLFGAVGLGAFVAMVAVWFGGGKAARKRKGSMEAYVANRNRAAMSDAGAKPDADETPPTGNPERIAGAQQSGAKAFWVFAILWNLLTWPIAAIVLYQAMERGEWLSLIVLLFPLVGVLLLALVIRHSLGMLRRGKSSLSLEPRDPHMGGKMAGAVTFAKPGALGELFEVMLVALDRGATKDNATPLPRWSTTRKVPLASDPRGGSRLPFQFEIPARIDRVGTATEWQVSVRPSGDTVSLEEFPVHVGPAKTTQSLFEPVPQ
- a CDS encoding acetyl-CoA C-acyltransferase, with amino-acid sequence MSKQIQDAYIVAAVRSPVGKAPRGMFRNVRPDDLLAHVLKGVMAKVPGLDPHEIGDVIVGCAMPEAEQGMNVARIGVLLAGLPDSVPAMTINRFCSSGVQAVALAADRIRTGDDDIVIAAGTESMSMVPMMGNKIALNDAVFAKNENVAIAYGMGITAENVAKQWKVTREEQDAFALASHQKAAAAIAAGSFRDEILPYEIDTASPDLERGQVVHRKRTADTDEGPRPDSTLEGLAKLKTVFAARGSVTAGNSSQMSDGAAAVILMSERAMKKYGLVPLSRFAGFAVAGVPPEIMGIGPIKAIPKVLSQCGIKKDDLDWIELNEAFAAQALAVIKDLGLDPAKVNPQGGAIALGHPLGATGAVRTATLVHGMRRAKSRYGMVTMCIGTGMGAAGLFEAMH
- a CDS encoding 3-hydroxyacyl-CoA dehydrogenase/enoyl-CoA hydratase family protein, which gives rise to MGAQIAAHLANANVQPILFELAAEGKDKNANVKKAIDGLAKLEPSPLATKAALAQIIPANYDEHLGLLAECDLVIEAISERMDWKKALFEKVAPHIAPGAIFASNTSGLSITEMSKTLPAALRKRFCGIHFFNPPRYMRLVELVPTPDTDPAILDQLETFLTTTLGKGVIRAKDTPNFIANRVGVFSMLAAMHHTQRLNLGFDEVDALTGPAIGRAKSATYRTADVVGLDTMAHVVKTMGDTLPADPWAAFYRAPEWLAQLIAKGALGQKTKAGVYTKKGKDILVLDVGKKDYRASAGTMAEEVQAILKDKNPGDQLAKLRASSNPQAQFLWAIFRDLFHYSAVHLAEIAGSARDVDLAIRWGFGWSRGPFELWQAAGWKRVAEWITEDIAAGKAMASVALPKWVSERDGVHTPEGSYSAETGKLVPRPALPVYARQLFPETVLGEKQADRGTTVFEDDGVRMWHQGDRIAIVSFKSKMHSLGEEVLKGLNRAIDEAEKNFDALVIWHEAPFAVGANLKSALEALKAGKLEDFEKMVALFQQTSQRLKYSLVPTVAAVEGMALGGGAEFVMHSQRVVAALESYVGLVEVGVGLLPAGGGLKEFAGRAQAWAKGGDATAEIQRVFKMVAMAEVSKSAENAREMGFLKPSDVVVFHPAELLHVAKAEARAMAASGVRPPLAPAQVAVLGDTGAATLKMLLVNMKEGGFISDHDYDISSRIAEILTGGPIEPGSLVDEKWLLDLERRHFVELGGTEKTQQRIEHMLKTGKPLRN
- a CDS encoding NADP-dependent oxidoreductase, whose translation is MTETNKQFRLAARPVGMPKRTDWNVVTEPAKEPGEGEVVVKVLLLSLDPAMRGWMNEGKSYIRPVEIDEVMRAGGVGVVTASKSTKFKPGDHVVGTLGVQQVAVVHEKTLTRVDPRMAPLPVFLSTLGMPGMTAYFGLLEVGQAKSGETVVVSGAAGAVGQVVGQIAKIKGCTVIGIAGGADKCKYVKEELAFDACIDYKSEDVKKALRTHCPKGIDVYFDNVGGDILEAALANLARHARIVVCGAISQYNNAGPMKGPANYLSLLVNRARMEGMVVFDYADRYAEAAKEMAGWMAQGKLKSREDVVSGLDDFPERLLMLFRGENFGKLVLKVADA
- a CDS encoding SDR family NAD(P)-dependent oxidoreductase, translated to MKQLAGKVAVVTGGGSGIGRELALACAAEGMKVVLADIDEPGMVETARLTNAETMAVRCNVAKAEDVESLAERVYEAHGAAHLLFNNAGVSVAGPTWTTTLQDWEWVMGINLMGVVHGIHAFVPRMLKQGGEAHVVSTASAAGTLSVPGSSVYCVSKHGVVTMSECLHHELRQAKSAIGVSVLCPAFVPTGIADSQRSRPAELAETNPLAAPYAAWAKKAVEKGKISAAEVAAMTLAAVKDNRFYIFTHPHTRDAIEVRMQDVLQQREPTNPTPSKTAGENL
- a CDS encoding acyl-CoA thioesterase, giving the protein MATQLPEGEQPMLRIIPMPADTNANGTIFGGWVMSHVDLAGSVPAVKRAAGPVVTVAVNSFTFREPVFVGDLVSFYARVCKTGRTSITIDVEVFAQRGRGAGTEVVQVTEAQLTYVAIDENRKPRPLPGAGEINA